taatcgaaacgcgaaccaaatgtataagttgaccttgacccaatgattataaagaatcacgaaccaaaggtataaagtttgaacgccacaaggaagaatccttgataagttcacagttcttgaagaaccaaaagagagcaaagccttaccttttctgaattttattcaacaatattctgaaaaacgtttacagacttcagggcctatttaaggactccacaaaacttgacagacaagaaaatatattataaaataactcctaattgataccttaccatatcaggaatcaagtttgacctaaaaagcattaaatgcacctaaaaacaaggaaaatacctaaaaaacgtgctaaataataaaaccctaaataaaagttgatttggtctgaaattagcagatccaaaataggaaaaaaatctgccttaactgatacaaagctggaaagtcaatcagccattaattcatgccataaatcactcccaattaagccagatcagccctaaatagcttgaattaaatttactacactttcatcttcctttgggccaagcttggaatatcttgggttagaatcagcccaaatctcttgaatcagcccattaagtgcttcttgaatcttcttggattttgctcttgtaataggcccaactggaacatgcaatggttccttgaatgcttgttgattctcatcactaattttctgaatcctcttaatatatagaagAAAACCTTAGTTAATAACTAGTAGGATTGTTTTTAAGAAAACCTTAGTCAATAACCTTAGTTTATGGTTGACATTAGTTAATAACCAGtagaatttttcttaaattttttttattgttgagaaAAATTTCATTGCTAAATTGATTAGAAATAAATTGGGTAAAATACAGTCAACGCATTTGAGTTTTGGACTAATGTCAACCAGGtctaaaacatttcaaaacaaatcaatttagtccctaaattgttactcattttcttttctctcatagTGATTAGAGAGTAGGAACCAAATTGGTCAATTTTCAAATGTCATAGACTTAGCTAACATTAGCCCAAACCTCAATTTATTAATTGTATTTTaccttaataaattaaatttaaataattaaaaataaatgaatgataatgacaaaattattattttttgagaaagtaaaaaaaaactttttctttgtCATTATAATGACTAAATTAAATTGACTACTAATTTCActaatttgtaattaaattaacctaaagaaataattttgtagttaaattaaaaaaatatataatgaaaacgAAGGCAGAGAggtccaaaaaattaaaaatgtcacCGCCAGTGTCCCATGTGGCTCGTTTGAATTCAAATTCCTCATCctaacaaatttaaaacatatatcTTTTTCTCAAACGTACTGATTGAGATTTGAAATCATACAAATCAAAATCCCATCTCACTGTTTTTATTGTCACTCCTATATTTTCAAAACCACCTTCCCTCTCTCTGTCTTCCAAAACCCTAAAACTCTCACTCTCACTGTCTTTCACACACAGAGAGTGATAGACAAGCAGGCAATATCGCCGATGACAGCTGTCCCAGCGCCGACACCGGGGCGCGAGCTCTCGAATCCGCCGTCCGACGGCATTTCCAACCTTCGCTTCTCCAACCACAGCGATCATCTCCTCGTCTCCTCATGGGATAAGGtattgcttctctctctctctctctcgctcgctctctctctctctctctctcgctcgctctctctctctctctctctcactaacATTTTGTATTGTTCCGATTGTGAAGAGCGTTCGACTCTATGACGCGAGCGCCAACGCGCTCCGCGGCGAGTTCATGCACGGCGGTCCCGTACTCGACTGTTGCTTCCACGACGATTCCTCTGGTTTCAGTGCCGGCGCCGATAACACTGTTAGGCGGtaagtcttttaaaaaaaaaaacattttgccCTAATTTTCTGTTTGGTAGTTGAGAAAGTGCGGGAAACGAAAAGGATAATTAGATAAGATTGAAGCCGAGTTCTTATATTCTacaatactaataaaaaatacaagtataTTTACTTAACTGAGCTCATAGGCTTTACTTAGTTGAGCTACGACTAATTAGTCAATTTGTATGGTGTTAGCTGAGGGTAAGATTTTCAATCTGATTGGTGGTCAGTGCTGTtaaattttcctctctttttttccctaattttcTGTTTGGTAGCTGAGAAAGTGTGGGAAgcgaaaaagaaaattagataaTGTTCAAGCAGAGCTCTTATATTCTAcagtacttataaaaaaaatacatttacaTTCACTTAACTGAGCTCCTAGGCTTTACTTAGTTGAGCTAAGAAAAATGACTCAGTTTTTATGGTGTTGGTTGAGGTAAGATTTTCAATCTGATTGGCCAGTGCTGATAACACAGTTAGGTGGtcagtgttttttattttatggttcttgaatttttttgccTACTTTTCTGTTTTCTAGCTGAGAAAGTGTgggaaacaaaaaggaaaattagaTAATATTGAAGCCAATTTATTCTATTATACGGTACGAATATAAAATACAAGTACATTCACTTAACTGAGCTTAGTACAAATTAGTTGAGAGTTAGTGAGGTTTTTGTTCTCTGCCCTAATTTGATGTTTAGTTGCTGAGGTAATGAgggaaagggaaaaaataaaataggctTCACTGAGTTGAGCTCAGTGAAATTAGTGAATTATTATGGATTTTGTTGAATTaagatttttaatataatttaatagctTCGGAGTTGAGTTTTCACTTTCGATGTTCATAAATTGatgtgttttttcttatttagagttatgttaaaaaaaatcagcataCGTTTTGCTAGTTGATTTGACCATTTGTGTGtatgactaaaaaatatataatgagcTTGTGACTATCTCTATCATTCTGAATTTAGCTGAAGCTTTGCATTGTTGTCTATGAGTTTGAGATCATTACTGCTATCTAGTATTTATGGTCCAGTTTCTGATGTTGATTATGATTTTGGAGACATAATTTTTCGCTGCTTAAGAATATGGGTCAATGTTTCAGGCTTGTTTTCAGCTACAATAAGGAAGATATTTTGGGAAGGCATGATGCACCTGTGCGTTGTATTGAATACTCTTATGCAGCAGGTTCGTTTTTGTAGTGCTCATATTTGGGTTGGTTCTGTTCCTCTGTTCATGGTTGAATAAATGGTATTTCCACCTCCCTTTATAATGAGATGGGCTATGGAGGgtaaggttgtgggttcaagtcTTACAGGGTGTGtgtgtaatttaaaaaagaaaaaaaaagaagaaaaagaaacattgcTAGGTATTAAAGTTACACTCACTCATTTCTTTAGTGCCTGTATTTGTATCCATCTCGAGGACTTATAGGGAAGGGGAGTCAAGAAGTTTGACCTGGCTAAATTCTATTCTTGGCATCAAAACAAATATGTGGGTTGGTGGCACATAGTAATTATAGTACAAGATAACCATTTTAAATGGTTGGTTACAGTGTAAGAAATCATTTATGCCTGGTAACCGGGATATGGTCTAAACTATTGTATGGTTTTATCTTCTGCAATGATTACTATAAAGGAAAGCCAATGCGATTATTAATTTATGataatttgacaaaaagttCTTTTACACAGGGTTTTGAGGTCCTTTAGTCAGTTTTAACATTAGAGTTAGGGATGCTTTGTTGGATTAGTTGCATTGATTTTCTGGGTGCTGTTCAACGTTAAATGGTATTGGCTTATTAATTATGAACCCAAGTTATTACAAACAGATGCAGTTGCCAGTTCATCATATAAGATTCTCCTACATACTGGGTATCGACTTTCCTTTCTATCTTAATAGTGTTGATTCTATGGTTGGCATCACTTAGTAGTCAAATATATACCAGTCAAACAGAACCATTTTTGTGTCAATTTAcagcatttaatattttttcttctgaTAATCATCTCAGGGCAACTAATCACGGGTAGTTGGGACAAAACTCTGAAGTGTTGGGATCCTAGAGGAGCAAGTGGGCAGGAGCGCACTCTTGTTGGAACATACCCACAGCCGGAGCGTGTTTACTCACTTTCTCTTGTTGGACATCGTTTAGTTGTAGCAACTGCCGGAAGACATGTAAATGTCTATGATTTGAGAAACATGTCTCAACCTGAACAGCGAAGGGAATCCTCATTAAAATACCAAACTAGATGTGTGCGCTGTTATCCCAATGGAACAGGTAATTTTCTGACCTTCTAGTATTCTGGTGCACTGACAGTCTTTTCCTTTTGTCAGTTTGCGGTAAAAAATACTAGTAAAATCATATGGTTTTGTGCTTAAACACCCTCCcccttttcctctctctctctctctctcttaattcgTTATTCTCTCcatatttaagaaatatttCAACTATTTACTTAAATTTGCTATACTTTCTTATGCTGTATTTTGAATTCCAGTTGACTACTATTAGTAAACTTACCTAGAAATTTGTAGCATGTCTATTTGCTAGTGTGATAAATCCTCTGATTCAGATTGCCCAAAGTGGACAGGTAGCTATAAGATTGTATTTGGCCAACAGGCTGTTTAATCACaggagggtttatagcaattGGCTAAAAATAGTCCACAGTTTGTCTATGTGATGCACTCTTGATCTCTGTTTCTAGGATTTAATTCTGACTCATTTGAATATTGTACGCAGGATATGCGCTTAGTTCTGTTGAAGGCCGAGTAGCAATGGAATTTTTTGATCCTTCCGAGTCTAGTCAAGCCAAAAAGTATGTGTTGAGCTATTGATGCACTATTGAGAAGCAGAAAATTACTTGAATAATGTGCCTTCTATTCATGAACTTTTGTAGTTTGTCCTGCTTCCTTTGTGTTCTGTTAAATATGCAAGGTTGAAATGGAGCACTTActgctgatgcattatcaattATGATGTTTCTTGCATACCCTTGAATGTTTCCAGAAATGAATATTTATACATATACTTAAGAGGTGCAAAATAATTGAGGCATTTTAAATCTTCCCTATGGCTCTGCCTGTCTATCTATTTACATTTAAAGAGTGTCATAATTGTGGAGTGTACTGTTGGTTTTCTACAATTACTGGGTGCATAGTATCACTTATTAAACAGTCTTGGTTAAGTGACAAGCATGGTCATGTTGTGTGCCATCATCTGTGGATGGTCCTCTTAGGGGTAGTATTGTATGAAATGCAGGCATGcctatatgtttattttattctgCTGCATGCCATGCAGCTgtcattttagtaatttaatataTCAGCTTTTTGCAGGTATGCATTTAAATGTCATAGAAAATCAGAGGCTGGAAGGGACATTGTCTACCCAGTAAATGCCATAGCATTCCACCCTGTGTAAGTTTTTACTTATTACCGTTCTTTGTGAGTTGAATTAGGTCTTGTAATTATTGGAACACATAAAGGATAGGCCAAAAGTCCAATATTCTATGTCAAAAGAGTATTCTTTATGATTTATAGAATTGTTCATTCTTGTCAATTTAGTTTCCTAGGTATAATAATCTCCCCTCCTCCTGTGTGTGTATGTCAAAATACTTAGCAGCTGTTTGGattatcaattttcataactcataactctgtttccataactcataactcaaaaatggtgGGACCCATAGTGAGAAGTCCGTTTGGGAGCACTATAATtctgtttccatcactcaattctctgatttttgagttatgagttatggaaactgaaaacacattttgactgttttcagtttctataactcataactcaatggcatttttgtaattaaacacaCATGGGACTCACTAGTCATAACTCAGCCACACTTTTTGACCAactgaccttttttttttttttttcccattggGTTCTGGTGATCTAGgtactgggaaaaaaaaactgcacCGAGGGACAAGTATGGGACCCACAAACagtgtgaaaaatattgagtgatggGAAGTGAGTGATGGTGTCAAACGTGTGTGGTATTTTAAAGtgataagtgatgagtgatgagtgacggAAATtgagtgacaaaaaaaaagcaCCCAAACATAgccttagtattctaaaaaaaaatagtgggttggggctgtttggtttttttttttttttttttttttcccatcactcctcactcaatttttATCACTCATCAGTTATCAGttaaaataccccaatttcTTATACCCACTCGTTTGGCACACTACACTCAACTtctcatcactcaatttttctACTATTTTATGGGACCCATACTTGTAAAGTGGTCAGACCTTCTGCTAAGCCTACCCGCAGAATCcattcctttctcttttctcatttCCCCTTCACCCCTTCCCCCTGTTACTCTCCCAAAATACAACCCCGAACCCATAAAAATTTCAGAAGCTCCCTCGCTCGTCAGGACCGTCACCAATGAACAACATCTTGCGCCGATCTCCACCCAAGGTGACTCACTCGCTCAGACTTGCGGCGCCGGATCTCCACCTAGCGTCGCTTGATCTCCCTTGACGTGTAGTGGCGGCGGCGGTAGAAGCAAGAAGTTGAGTCGCCCCCCtccatctctttcttctttgccTTAAGGTTCCGTGTTTTCAAATTGTTTGGGAATGAAACTAGCATACAACATTAGGCTTAATTTTCTCGCCCCCACCTCCCACTCTTTACTCCTGTTTTCTAGGGAACCAAACGGAGAGTTGGGGTTTTAATTCCTGTTTCACGTGTTCCATgattttttatagatttaacattttccttttggtgtatcaattaatttgtttaaaaaaaaaaaaaagggttttaagtttttatcAGTTTTATTTCAGTAAGTTTACAAATATATTGTATTCCTTTTGTGTTTGGACTTGTGGTGTGAAGAAACAAGAAAGCGGAGTGAAAGCAGTGAACTGAGATCATAGCCATTGGGGAATCATCAAAAGAAGCGCTAGATGTGACTTGTCTTTGGCAGTGGGTCCCATGAATGtgtgtttaattacaaaaatgccattGGAAACAGAgttttggaaactgaaaacacctaaaatgtgttttcagttttcagtttccataattcataattcaaaaatcagagaattgagtgatgtaaacaaaaacagaaaacacaGTCAAACAAGCTTTCTTGGAGTGGGTCtcacttattttgagttatgaatgatggaaacagagttatgggtgatggaaatacaaaatccaaacagccccttaaTCCCACATTGGAGAATGAGTGAGTTGAAGAGGTTTAAAGCTTGTGCTGTGTATCCAACAGCTAGactcttttggatatacaccattGTCAGTTTTTTAACCTTcttctctgtgtgtgtgtgtgttacaaTACtttgtattctaaaaaaaaaaaaaaagtttcctaaGTATAACTGTCTAATGGTTTATTGCTCAATTGGATTGTTTGGAACAAGAAGCACATGCTCAGATTGTTGCACATAAAAGCAAGAATCTGGTCTCATAATAATTGAGAAGGTGATGGCTCATAGTATAATATAGTCATCGTTTAGGGattaataaagaaattgttgacCTGAAAGAGATCTGAGTAAATCAGCTTGGGAACTTGAGTTGATAGatgatataattaaaaaaaaaaaaaaatacattaagcaaatttataaataaagggAATTTAcagattttcatatgttcttgcACTTGATTGGCTGATGTGAAGACTATTGTAAATTTCCAATTAATAAACTATCTTTGCACTGGGGTAGACTTCACACCCTGAGATTAAATGTAGCAGCTTCTTTCTGTACTAGTCGGTACTCACATAGTTACTGGTCCATTCTTGCAAATTTGATCTGCAGATATGGTACATTTGCAACTGGAGGTTGTGATGGTTATGTGAATGTGTGGGATGGAAATAACAAGAAGAGGCTGTATCAGGTAAAATTTTGCTCATGTGATAGTAATATCTTGTTTAGATTGTGGCAAGCttgaattttttgtaattgctattttctcttcttattcaGTACTCAAAATATCCAACCAGTGTTGCAGCGCTGTCATTTAGCAGGGATGGCCGCCTGTTGGCGGTGGCATCAAGTTACACATTTGAAGAGGGAGATAAACCGTAAGAtcgactctctctctctctctctctctctctctctctctctctctctctctctctctctctctctctcgtattAGCTCTAATGTATTGTCTTATAAATTTGCAGTCATGAACCAGATGCTATCTACGTTCGCAGCGTAAATGAAATAGAGGTCAAGCCTAAGCCAAAAGTGTACCCTAATACTCCCGCGTAACTTGCAGTGTAGAATCTCCTTGTTACATAGTAGTCtggacatatttttatttttattttttagtattctGTGATGCTTCAGTTCTTCCTAATGAAGCTTGTGAAAACTTGATTCAGAAACTGATGTCGTAAGGAGTTGAGCTCTCTTTTAGCTTCATATTCTTACCAAgttctgaaaagaaaaaaaaaagggccatTCGTTTTGTTTTTGTAACATTCCTAATAGATAGCTACTGGTGCACAAGTTGGATGTGTTAAAATGCTATGAAATCCCATATCAATTGTGTTGGATGTTTTGAGTTCCATTTAGGTAGCAATCTAACtgtaagaacaacaaaaattggcaaaaattaaCAGATTCATGGAATTAGGGATGTGGTGTTGGAATTCTttatagggggaaaaaaataaagaataaattaacATGTACGCTGGGACCTGTGATTCTTCTTCAATAAGGATTTCGCTTGAAGTTCAATCTGTAATAGCTGTTGATATGGGACTTTCTAGGATGAGGATTTTACTTTTATCCATTTGATAAAAGCTTACTTTCGTGAAATGGCGGAGTAATTATGAGTTATGACTAATATAACAGTCTCTTGTGTGGGAAGGGTAAGAATTGTTATAactataaaagaataaattctattgtattaAATCAAGAAATTACAAATGGCAAGAAAATGCCACAAACAACCAAATTGAAATTCACTAACTCATGctcagccaaaaaaagaaaagaaaataaaggaaaagaatttcacaataaaagtGGAAAAACGTATAGATGCCGAGACTACAAAGCAACACTGACACCACATCACAAACTTGTCTGACATACACTAGAAATATTAGTATATGCTTCAGCGGCACCCCCATTCAAAGCTCTCTTCAACCTAGTCTCAAAGGGTTAAAGTGCCAATTCAGCCTTGTTGGTTTGGTATTCCTTTTTGTAAGAGGCAGGGTATGTGCGACTCCAAAAGGtctcaggttttttttttttaaatttattatctgAAACAAAAATCACTTTCTGAGGCCTCTATAGTGAATTGGGGATGAGGGATGGAGAAAGAATAACAGGAGACACAAACCAATCAACCTCCCAATTCCGGATCTTAGTTTTGTAAAAATCATCCTCTAATCACTGAGCGACACAGTTTTTGCTTACCAATCCTACAAGGTACGAATGAATAGAGGATTCCAATTTCCATTAGTAAGAAATGTACATGTTTGAACTCCATATACATTTTCCACTATTGCGTTACTATTTCTGGGTATAAGAAACAAAAGCAAGATATCATTACTCCTAAGCATGCTTTCATTTGTTCGTTagcttttcaaatttaattGACCAGAAGGGAGTATAGTTGCTTAGGACTTATGGCTACAAGGATGGCTTATTGTGTCTATTTTGTAAAAGTCACATTGAGGTGAGAGACTATTTATCTTTTGAATGCCTTCTAATACATTGACTGGGAAGATATTTTAAGATATCTAATGCATTGACGGGTTAGAGATTGGAATGCTGAACTTGATTGGACTTTTGAGGACCATGAAGCCGAAGGTAAGAGCTTTCAAATATTCCATTTAAAATAGAGAACTTTGTAGCTTTTGGAGGCAACTGTTTCTAATTTTAAACAGTGTTTCTAATTTTAGACTGCCTGCGTGCTCTATTTGTTTTCTCTGATGTTGCAATAGTGAGACTTGAGAGTTCGTATGAGCAAGCTTAAGATGCTTTGGCTTATATTGTTGTTAGGTTTTGAATGAAGGCCTGAGTTCTTCCCTGCTGTTTTGTTATCCTCGCCTGTCTGTTTATAAAGCCAACAACAAATTCTATGTCCAAGAATATTAAGAATAGCACCTAAAAAATGTGGTAACTGCGGAAGTCACTATAACACAGGTAGCatatatacaaaaacaaaaagccaaaattTATTCTTAATGTCATTAGGTTTGGCAAGTGATTAAACATTATACATTCTCCAAGATACCATGTATGAATAGGTACTGAAGAAGCGCCCTACAGTCACACAAGGGGATTTATATCATTCCCACGCCATGACTATAAGTTCAACTGAATCCCCAACATAACCACCTCCAAGGCTTTGGATACCAGCATAAACCTATCTTCTCAGACGTTTATGCTACTGCAATTGCACTCTAATTACCTAAATCCTGAAGGAGATGCTAGTGGACCAGCTCCTGGTGATCCTCTCATAGCTCTTGATTTAGCAAGCAACTCATCATAATTCTGAGCAGAGAAATTATAATTAGAACTGACATGGGGGCTTGAATCTTTAAAAGAACGcagaaacaaagaagaatggAACATTACCCTTTTCTCAAATGCATTATCCTCTTTATTGATTATCTTGTCTGCAAGGCCGTACTCTATGGCTTCCTGTGCTTGGAGATATTTGGGTCGCTGGGTGTCTTTAGCAATTTCTTCTTTGGGTTTCCCAGTTCCTTTTGCTAATAGCTCAATGTAGGTTTCAGTATTTGCATCTAGTTCTTTGGCCTGAAAGAAGTTTGTCACTgaagtgcatatatatatatatatatatatatatatagagagagagagagagagagagagagagagggcaagAACAAGTACCTTGATCCACATATCTACGGCAGCCCCGCTCGATCTGTTGACTTTTGGCAGATATAATTTTGCTGTAATAAAGAAGTGAGAGGGACATTCATAAGAAGAATTGGAGCTCAAATGTATACTATATTGCGGGCACATACCAAACATAAGGGCAACAGTTTCAAGTACAT
This portion of the Castanea sativa cultivar Marrone di Chiusa Pesio chromosome 7, ASM4071231v1 genome encodes:
- the LOC142643611 gene encoding mitotic checkpoint protein BUB3.1 is translated as MTAVPAPTPGRELSNPPSDGISNLRFSNHSDHLLVSSWDKSVRLYDASANALRGEFMHGGPVLDCCFHDDSSGFSAGADNTVRRLVFSYNKEDILGRHDAPVRCIEYSYAAGQLITGSWDKTLKCWDPRGASGQERTLVGTYPQPERVYSLSLVGHRLVVATAGRHVNVYDLRNMSQPEQRRESSLKYQTRCVRCYPNGTGYALSSVEGRVAMEFFDPSESSQAKKYAFKCHRKSEAGRDIVYPVNAIAFHPVYGTFATGGCDGYVNVWDGNNKKRLYQYSKYPTSVAALSFSRDGRLLAVASSYTFEEGDKPHEPDAIYVRSVNEIEVKPKPKVYPNTPA